CAATGCGGTGCAGCGGTTTGCCAAGATGGATGCCAACAAGGACGGCAAGATCGACGCCACCGACCACGCCGCGCGCCGCGCCGAAATGCAGGCGAAGCGCTTTGCCGCGCTCGACGCCAATTCGGACGGCAGCGTCAGCAAGGCCGAATGGGACCAGCATGGCGCCGATCGCGCCGCGAAGCGCGCCGAGCGCAAGGAAAAGCGCGCGGCCGCCGGTGACGCCGGCGAAGGCCAGCGCGACGGCATGCGCGGCCATCACGGCAAGCGCGGCGGACACGGAATGCGTGGCGGTCGCGGCGGCTGGATGAAGGCCGATGCGAATGGCGACAAGGCGATCACGCAGGCCGAGTTCGAGACCGCAGCGCTCGCGCGTTTCGGCCGCCTCGACGCGAACAAGGATGGTCAGGTGACCGCCGAGGAACGTCAGGCGCGGCGCGAAGCGTGGAAGGCCAAGGCTGCCGAATGGCGCGCGAAGCGCGGCGCGGCTGCCCCGACCACCGACTGAGCCATTTGGCAGGGGCGGGCGGTCGACGGACAGGCCATCCCCCCCTCCCGGCATTGCCTTTGCCGCCGGTCCCTGCCAGCTATCGCCCACCGGTCCCTGGCGACCGGTGGGCGAACTACCATGTGACGGACGATAGATGACCGATAGCGACATGCCACGCATTCTGCTGATCGACGACGAGCCGTCGATCCGTGAGCCGCTAGGCGAATATCTGGAAACGCAGGGCTTTGCGGTGACCGATGCAGCGAGCGCTGCCGAGGCGCGGTCGGTGCTTCGCGCGCAGTCGGTCGACCTTGTCGTCAGCGACATCATGATGCCGGGCGAGGACGGGCTGTCGCTGACCCGCCACCTTCGCGAGACGAGCAGCATTCCGGTCATCCTGCTGACCGCGCGCGCCGAGGATACCGAACGGATCATCGGGCTCGAAATCGGCGCCGACGATTATGTCGTCAAACCCTTCAACCCGCGCGAGCTGGTCGCGCGCATCCGGACCGTGCTGCGCCGGACGCAGCAGGGCGGCCGCGCGCTCGACCCGGGCGGGACGAGCTTTGCCTTCGGGCCGTGGGTACTGCGCGAGGTCGAGCGCGTGCTGGTCGATAGCGAAGGGCAGGAGGTCGCGCTGTCGTCGGGCGAATATCATCTGCTCCACGCGCTGGTTCGCCATCCGCGCCAAGTGATGAGCCGCGACCGGCTGCTCGACCTCGTGCGCGGGCGCGAAGCCGATATCTTCGACCGCGCAATCGACAATCTGATCAGCCGCCTGCGCAAGAAGATTGAGGAAAATCCCGCGCACCCGCAACTCGTCAAGACCGTGTGGGGCGGCGGCTACACCCTCGCCTGCGAGGTCAAGCGGCTGGGGCCGGCGGCATGAAACTCCGCCTGTGGCCGCGCAGTTTGATCGGGCAATTGTTCGTCGCCGTCGCGCTGATGCTTTTCGTGGCGCAGGCGATCAACTTCACCCTGCTTGCGCGCGGGCAGAAGCAACAGGTTCTTGCGCACGGCGGCGGCATGGCGGTCGGACGGATACTCGATGCGATCGAGCGCGACCGGCGTGGCGATTTCGCGCCCGGTCGCAGCGGTAACGACGATAGGGAGCGGCGTGAACGCGTCCAGAAGCTGGTGATTTCGGACACGCTGCCGCCCGTGCCCATCGGCGCGCGTCGCATGCCCGCATTGGCCGACTATGTCACCGGCCTGCTGGACGAGGCCGACGTCAAGGCGGAGGCGGTCGATGCGTGGGTGCTGCCGCCGCGGCCGCGCGCGCAGCGGCCCGATTTCCCCGGCCGGACCGTCGTCGTCTCGGCCAAGGTCGGTGGTCGCTATTTCGCGGTGCGCAGCCGTATCCAGGCGGGCGGCGATCGCCTGCAAGGATTTCTGGTCTGGCAGACGCTGACGCTTTACCTGCTGCTGCTCGTCCCGATCATGCTGATCGCGTGGCGCGCGGCGCGGCCGCTGCGCGACCTGACGCGCGCGGCGCGCTCGAACCCGGCGCTGCGCGATACGACGCCGCTCGAGGAAGAGGGGCCGTCGGACGTGCGCGACCTGATCGGGGCGTTCAACGCCTATCGCGCGCGGATCGCGACGATGCTGTCCGACAAGGACCGGATGCTCGGCGCGGTCGGCCATGATCTGCGCACCCCGCTTGCCAGCCTGCGGGTGCGCGTCGAGCAGGTCGAGGACGAACGGCTGCGCGACAAGATGATCGCGTCGATCGAGGAAATGACCGCGATGCTCGCCGACATATTGGCGCTTGCGCGGTCGGGGGCGGGGACCGAGGTGCAGGAGCGCCTCGACGCGGCTGGCCTCGCCCGGGAACTCGCCGCCGACTATGGCGAACAGGGCAAGGACGTCGGCGTTGGCGAACTCGCGGAGACCGCGGTCATGGCGCGTCCGATGCTGCTCAGGCGCGCGCTGCGCAACCTGATCGACAATGCGCTCGCCTATGGTGCGCGCGCGCGGCTGTCGGTGGCGGCGATCGACGGGCAAGTGCGTCTGATCGTATCGGATGATGGCCCCGGGTTGAGCGGGGAACAAATCCGGACGCTGGTCGAGCCATTCGCGCGCGGCGAGCAGTCGCGCAACCGCGCGACCGGGGGGGCGGGGCTGGGGCTGTCGATTGCCCGCGATATCGCGGAGGGCGAGGGCGGAACGCTGACGCTCGCCAATCGCGATGGCGGCGGGCTCGATGCGGTGATTGTGCTGCCGACGGTGGCCTAGCGGCTGGCTTCTGCGGCGCCTTCCAGCACCGGTTGCGAATATCGACTTCGGGCGGGCAGCGGACGTTGCTTATCCACCTTCGTCATCCCGGACTTGATCCGGGATCCATAGCGCCGCCGTCGTCATGGACCCCGGATCAAGTCCGGGGTGACGATGGGCGGCAATGAATCGCAGGGAATATCTTCTATCCGCAACGTCGATCCTGACGCTGGCGGCCGCTCCCGGAGCGAAAGCGGCGATGGCGGGGGCCGGCGATGCTGCGGTCCAGCCCATATTCTCGTCACAGATGAAATATGAAGTGCGCATTCTGATGCACGACGGCGTTCATCTGGGCGCGACGCTCTATCTGCCGCGTGGCCTGACGACGCCGCGTCCGACGATTTTTGCGCTCACGCCCTATACGGCCGACGGCTATCATGCCGAGGGCGTCGATTTCTCCCGGAACGGCTATCCGTTTCTGGCGGTCGACACGCGCGGGCGCGGCGATTCGGATGGCGAGTTTGCGCCTTTCGGAACCGAGCCGGAGGACGGGCACGACATCGTCGAATGGCTGATCCAGCAGCCCTTCTTCAACGGCAAGGTCGGCATGTGCGGCCTGTCGTGGGTCGGCTATACGCAATGGGCGACGGTGCGCGGCTATCCGAAGGGGCTCGCCACGACCATCCCCTCGGCCCCCGCCTTTGCCGGTTTCGATTTCCCGATCCGCTACAACATCTTCTTCAACTTTGCGGGCGGGCAGTGGATGACGTTCGTCAAGGGCAACACCCGGCGAAACAATGTCTTTGCCGATGAAGGCTGGGGCACCGAATATCTGCGCTTCCTCGAAGCGGGCCTGCCGTTCCGCAAGATGCCGGAGTTTTTCGGGTTTGAGTCCAAACCGTTCCAGCAGTGGGTCGATCATCCCCGGCAGGACGAATATTACGACCGGCTCAACCCGTCGCCCGAACAATTCGCCGAGCTGACGATGCCGGTGCTGTCGCTGTGCGGCATTTATGACGGCGATCAACTCGGCACGCTCGAATTCCATCGCCAGCATCTCAAATATGCCGGTTCGAACGCCAATCATTATCTGGTGATCGGCCCGTGGGGGCATGACGAGGTGCGCAACCCGACCGCCGAATTCTATGGCATCAAGGTCGGGCAGGCGAGCGTGCTCGACATGAAGAAGCTGCATCGCGACTGGTACGCCTTTGCGATGGAAGACGGCCCGCGGCCGGAGTTTCTCAAGAAGAAATTCGCTTATTATGTGATGGTCGCGGACAAGTGGCGCTATGCCGACAGGATCGAGGACGCCACGGCGCGCTATGAAACGTTTCACCTGCATTCGTCGGGCAACCCCGACAATGTCTATGCTTCGGGGACGCTGAAGCCCACGCCCGCAACAAAGGCGCAGCCCGATCACTATATCTACGACCCGCGCGATCTCAGCGGCCTCCGGCTCGAGGCTTCGCTGACCGAATGGCACACGACCGGCCAGACGCTGGTCGCCGCCACCGCGGGCGGCAAGCTGATTTATCACAGCGAACCGTTCGAGCAGGACACCGAAGTAACCGGCTTCTTCAAGTTCAACGCGTCGATTGCGATCGATACGCCGGACACCGATTTCATGGTCTCGATCTATGAAATCGCCCCCGATGGATCGAGCCTGTTCCTGACCGAGCAGCACAAGCGCGCGCGCCATCGCGAAGGACTTCGTACCGAGCGGCTGATCGCAACGCAGGAGCCGCTACGTTACGACTTCGACGGCTTCTTCTTCATTTCGCGGTTGATCAAAAAGGGATGCCGCCTGCGGTTGGTGGTAAAGCCCAATCACGATCTGAAATGGCAGAAGAATTACAACAGCGGCAAGCCGGTGGCCGACGAAACGATGGCCGATGCGCGCACGGTCACCGTGCGCCTCTATCACGACGCCACGCGCCCGAGCACGCTCAGCATC
The Sphingopyxis macrogoltabida genome window above contains:
- a CDS encoding EF-hand domain-containing protein; amino-acid sequence: MKKITLLTLGAALIAVPALAAPDGKMGDADGNGVLTRAEVQANAVQRFAKMDANKDGKIDATDHAARRAEMQAKRFAALDANSDGSVSKAEWDQHGADRAAKRAERKEKRAAAGDAGEGQRDGMRGHHGKRGGHGMRGGRGGWMKADANGDKAITQAEFETAALARFGRLDANKDGQVTAEERQARREAWKAKAAEWRAKRGAAAPTTD
- a CDS encoding response regulator, which produces MTDSDMPRILLIDDEPSIREPLGEYLETQGFAVTDAASAAEARSVLRAQSVDLVVSDIMMPGEDGLSLTRHLRETSSIPVILLTARAEDTERIIGLEIGADDYVVKPFNPRELVARIRTVLRRTQQGGRALDPGGTSFAFGPWVLREVERVLVDSEGQEVALSSGEYHLLHALVRHPRQVMSRDRLLDLVRGREADIFDRAIDNLISRLRKKIEENPAHPQLVKTVWGGGYTLACEVKRLGPAA
- a CDS encoding sensor histidine kinase — translated: MKLRLWPRSLIGQLFVAVALMLFVAQAINFTLLARGQKQQVLAHGGGMAVGRILDAIERDRRGDFAPGRSGNDDRERRERVQKLVISDTLPPVPIGARRMPALADYVTGLLDEADVKAEAVDAWVLPPRPRAQRPDFPGRTVVVSAKVGGRYFAVRSRIQAGGDRLQGFLVWQTLTLYLLLLVPIMLIAWRAARPLRDLTRAARSNPALRDTTPLEEEGPSDVRDLIGAFNAYRARIATMLSDKDRMLGAVGHDLRTPLASLRVRVEQVEDERLRDKMIASIEEMTAMLADILALARSGAGTEVQERLDAAGLARELAADYGEQGKDVGVGELAETAVMARPMLLRRALRNLIDNALAYGARARLSVAAIDGQVRLIVSDDGPGLSGEQIRTLVEPFARGEQSRNRATGGAGLGLSIARDIAEGEGGTLTLANRDGGGLDAVIVLPTVA
- a CDS encoding CocE/NonD family hydrolase — translated: MNRREYLLSATSILTLAAAPGAKAAMAGAGDAAVQPIFSSQMKYEVRILMHDGVHLGATLYLPRGLTTPRPTIFALTPYTADGYHAEGVDFSRNGYPFLAVDTRGRGDSDGEFAPFGTEPEDGHDIVEWLIQQPFFNGKVGMCGLSWVGYTQWATVRGYPKGLATTIPSAPAFAGFDFPIRYNIFFNFAGGQWMTFVKGNTRRNNVFADEGWGTEYLRFLEAGLPFRKMPEFFGFESKPFQQWVDHPRQDEYYDRLNPSPEQFAELTMPVLSLCGIYDGDQLGTLEFHRQHLKYAGSNANHYLVIGPWGHDEVRNPTAEFYGIKVGQASVLDMKKLHRDWYAFAMEDGPRPEFLKKKFAYYVMVADKWRYADRIEDATARYETFHLHSSGNPDNVYASGTLKPTPATKAQPDHYIYDPRDLSGLRLEASLTEWHTTGQTLVAATAGGKLIYHSEPFEQDTEVTGFFKFNASIAIDTPDTDFMVSIYEIAPDGSSLFLTEQHKRARHREGLRTERLIATQEPLRYDFDGFFFISRLIKKGCRLRLVVKPNHDLKWQKNYNSGKPVADETMADARTVTVRLYHDATRPSTLSIPIGQPEDQA